One genomic segment of Panicum virgatum strain AP13 chromosome 2N, P.virgatum_v5, whole genome shotgun sequence includes these proteins:
- the LOC120658756 gene encoding two-component response regulator ORR11-like, whose amino-acid sequence MSTEASSKAAAGGDRSRGDDLQCRGRGGDRAEEMRGAAAKQDGGVLPVVGDDAGVVVVEPCVIAVDDSSIDRALVTALLRRSNYRVTAVDSGKRALEILGSEPNVSMIITDYWMPEMTGYDLLKKVKESSELKQIPVVIMSSENVPTRISRCMEEGAEDFLLKPVRPSDISRITTRMLH is encoded by the exons ATGTCGACGGAGGCCTcatcgaaggcggcggcgggcggtgatCGGAGCCGAGGGGACGACCTGCAGTGCCGTGGGCGGGGCGGCGACCGCGCCGAGGAGATGCGTGGTGCTGCGGCCAAGCAGGACGGCGGGGTGCTGCCCGTCGTCGGCGACGACGCGGGGGTGGTCGTGGTGGAGCCCTGCGTCATCGCCGTCGACGACAGCTCCATCGACCGCGCCCTTGTCACCGCGCTGCTCCGGCGATCCAACTACAGAG TCACGGCCGTGGACAGCGGGAAGAGGGCGCTCGAGATACTGGGTTCG GAGCCGAATGTGAGCATGATCATCACGGACTACTGGATGCCGGAGATGACTGGCTACGACCTCCTCAAGAAGGTCAAG GAATCGTCGGAGCTCAAGCAGATCCCGGTGGTGATCATGTCCTCCGAGAACGTGCCGACACGGATCAGCAG GTGCATGGAAGAAGGCGCGGAGGACTTCCTGCTCAAGCCCGTCAGGCCGTCGGACATCTCCCGCATAACCACCCGGATGCTGCACTGA
- the LOC120662467 gene encoding disease resistance protein RPM1-like, with protein sequence MGPSFPSCPPPRSGTASAPADGPAPPADSTVRRILAESAHFVEKEEIVGFSAHEEQLLEWVAEDDEPRRTLVSVWGMGGVGKTTLATRVFREVAESRRFDCAAWVAVSQRFTMDDLLRKILRERRRRRRAIDDLPPNLRKCFLSCSVYPEDLWIKRKILIRKWVAQGFVEDKPGRCAAEDVADGYLDQLVQRSLMLPVTRNDFGRTKRFIIHDLIRELIIHRSREVEGLFHFAKCKITVDHSTRIRHLAVDRCEEVRSEHVPQLGMLRSFSAFGSELDASFVSHFRLLTVLNLWFVEMSTLPDSITSLHNLRYLGIRSMLVEELPKDLGKLQKLQILDAKLSMVQRLPSSVAKLKSLRHLIVLTRGATDLLKPYPAMATGVPEGLENLTNLQTLKYVQANQKIVRSLANLWQMRSLELSGIDASLIADLSSSISRMSFLVRLGLGMNPGADAVLDLESMSRPPLKLQKLSLTGRLARGKLPSWICSLTSLLQLRLSGCQIAQDSLVLLAALPMLVNLSLVEAYHERSMMFTGDGFPALRKLNLEGLPNLSRIEFQEGCLVNLRHLVLGQCTGLTETPQGMGNLKHILNLELFGMQTEFVDKLKEQNGDAGYHNPASSDFYQAPRVLRFEKFARKY encoded by the exons atgg GTCCCTCATTTCCCAGCTGTCCGCCGCCAAGGAGCGGTACGGCATCCGCCCCGGCCGACGGCCCCGCGCCGCCTGCGGACTCCACGGTCCGGCGGATTCTGGCGGAGAGCGCGCACTTCGTGGAGAAGGAGGAGATCGTCGGCTTCTCCGCGCACGAGGAGCAGCTGCTGGAGTGGGTGGCCGAGGACGACGAGCCGCGGCGGACGCTGGTCTCCGTGTGGGGAATGGGCGGCGTCGGCAAGACCACGCTCGCCACGCGCGTGTTCAGGGAGGTCGCGGAGAGCAGGCGCTTCGACTGTGCCGCGTGGGTGGCCGTCTCGCAGCGCTTCACCATGGACGACCTCCTCAGGAAGATCCtcagagagcggcggcggcggcggcgcgc CATCGACGACCTGCCGCCCAACCTCAGGAAATGCTTCCTGAGCTGCAGCGTGTACCCTGAGGACTTGTGGATCAAGCGGAAGATTCTGATCAGGAAATGGGTTGCGCAGGGCTTCGTCGAGGACAAGCCGGGCCGGTGTGCAGCGGAGGATGTCGCCGATGGCTACCTGGACCAGCTAGTCCAACGCAGCCTGATGCTGCCCGTCACCAGGAACGACTTTGGCCGGACCAAACGGTTCATCATTCATGACCTTATCAGGGAGTTGATTATCCACAGGTCCAGAGAAGTGGAAGGCTTGTTTCATTTCGCAAAGTGCAAGATCACAGTGGATCACAGCACCAGGATTCGGCATCTTGCGGTGGATAGATGTGAAGAAGTGAGATCCGAGCATGTTCCGCAGTTGGGCATGCTTCGCTCCTTCAGTGCGTTTGGGTCAGAATTGGATGCTTCATTCGTGTCTCACTTCAGGCTCTTGACTGTGCTAAACCTCTGGTTCGTTGAGATGAGTACATTACCTGATTCGATCACCAGTCTTCACAATCTGCGGTATCTCGGGATCCGTTCAATGCTCGTTGAAGAGCTTCCAAAGGATCTGGGCAAACTGCAGAAGCTTCAGATTTTGGATGCCAAGTTGTCCATGGTACAAAGGCTACCAAGCAGCGTAGCAAAACTGAAGAGCTTGCGCCACCTGATAGTTTTAACGCGTGGGGCAACTGATTTGTTGAAGCCGTATCCCGCCATGGCAACAGGGGTTCCTGAAGGGCTAGAGAACCTGACCAACCTGCAGACACTCAAATATGTTCAAGCGAATCAAAAGATTGTTAGATCCTTAGCAAACCTGTGGCAGATGAGGAGCCTGGAGCTGTCTGGCATTGATGCAAGCCTTATCGCCGACTTGTCGTCATCGATCTCTAGGATGAGCTTCCTTGTGCGGTTGGGGTTGGGAATGAACCCTGGAGCAGACGCGGTGCTAGATCTGGAATCAATGTCTCGACCACCATTGAAGCTACAAAAACTCAGTCTGACCGGCAGGTTAGCAAGAGGGAAGCTGCCATCATGGATCTGCTCCCTCACTAGCCTTTTGCAGTTAAGGTTGAGTGGCTGCCAAATTGCACAAGACTCACTCGTGCTCCTCGCTGCGCTTCCTATGCTGGTAAATCTTAGCCTTGTCGAAGCATACCATGAGAGGAGCATGATGTTTACAGGAGATGGTTTTCCTGCACTTCGGAAACTCAACTTGGAGGGCTTGCCTAACCTTAGTCGCATAGAGTTTCAAGAAGGATGTCTTGTAAACCTACGTCATCTGGTGCTTGGCCAGTGCACTGGACTGACTGAAACACCCCAAGGTATGGGGAACCTCAAGCATATCCTGAATTTGGAATTGTTTGGCATGCAAACAGAGTTTGTGGATAAGTTGAAGGAGCAGAACGGTGATGCTGGATATCACAACCCTGCCAGTTCAGATTTTTATCAGGCGCCAAGGGTTTTGAGATTTGAGAAATTTGCTAGAAAGTATTAA